The following are encoded together in the Salinibacterium sp. UTAS2018 genome:
- the gabT gene encoding 4-aminobutyrate--2-oxoglutarate transaminase, producing the protein MSTSSSSTTTSAPTVPVGGPSLPQKRDLVTAIPGPRSLELLERKKQSVAAAIGITLPVFVEAAGGGVLRDVDGNTLIDFGSGIAVTGVGNSAPAVVEAVTAQVAQFTHTCFMINGYESYIEVAEKLNEITPGTHEKRTALFNSGAEAVENAIKIARYFTGKQAVVAFDHAYHGRTNLTMGLTAKSMPYKSGFGPFASEIYRAPMSYPFRDGGISGEDAAARAILQIEKQVGASNLAAIIIEPIQGEGGFIEPAPGFLPALAEWATANNVIFIADEVQTGFARTGDLFASNHENLVPDIMVTAKGIAGGLPLSAVTGRADVMDAAHVGGLGGTYGGNPIACAAALATIRTFEESGAIERAREIGTIFRGRLNGLRAGDPRIGDVRGRGAMIAMELVDPTTKEPDAALTSKVAAAAHAAGVVVLTCGTYGNVIRFLPPLSISGELIADGLDVVRDALANA; encoded by the coding sequence ATGTCTACTTCTTCTTCCAGCACCACGACTAGTGCACCCACCGTTCCGGTCGGCGGCCCCTCGCTTCCGCAGAAGCGCGACCTCGTCACCGCGATCCCCGGACCCCGCTCGCTCGAACTGCTCGAGCGCAAGAAGCAGTCCGTCGCCGCCGCGATCGGCATCACTCTTCCCGTCTTCGTCGAAGCTGCCGGTGGTGGCGTGCTTCGCGACGTTGACGGCAACACCCTCATCGACTTCGGTTCCGGCATCGCCGTGACCGGCGTCGGCAACTCGGCCCCCGCCGTTGTCGAAGCCGTCACCGCTCAGGTCGCCCAGTTCACCCACACCTGCTTCATGATCAACGGCTACGAGAGCTACATCGAGGTCGCCGAGAAGCTCAACGAGATCACCCCCGGCACGCACGAGAAGCGCACCGCGCTGTTCAACTCGGGCGCCGAAGCCGTCGAGAACGCAATCAAGATCGCCCGCTACTTCACCGGCAAGCAGGCCGTTGTTGCCTTCGATCACGCGTACCACGGTCGCACCAACCTCACGATGGGCCTCACCGCCAAGTCGATGCCCTACAAGAGCGGCTTCGGTCCGTTCGCGTCGGAGATCTACCGCGCCCCGATGTCATACCCGTTCCGCGATGGCGGAATCAGTGGTGAGGATGCCGCCGCCCGCGCCATCCTGCAGATCGAGAAGCAGGTCGGCGCCAGCAACCTCGCCGCGATCATCATCGAGCCCATCCAGGGCGAGGGTGGCTTCATTGAGCCCGCTCCCGGATTCCTCCCGGCACTCGCCGAGTGGGCCACGGCCAACAACGTGATCTTCATCGCTGACGAAGTGCAGACCGGCTTCGCTCGCACGGGAGACCTCTTCGCCTCCAACCACGAGAACCTTGTTCCCGACATCATGGTGACCGCCAAGGGCATCGCCGGCGGCCTTCCGCTTTCGGCTGTCACCGGCCGTGCCGACGTCATGGATGCCGCCCACGTCGGCGGACTCGGCGGAACGTACGGTGGAAACCCCATCGCCTGTGCCGCAGCGCTCGCCACCATCCGCACCTTCGAAGAGTCGGGCGCCATCGAGCGTGCCCGCGAAATCGGAACCATCTTCCGCGGCCGCCTCAACGGCCTCCGTGCCGGCGACCCCCGCATCGGAGATGTTCGTGGCCGCGGCGCGATGATCGCCATGGAACTCGTCGACCCCACCACGAAAGAGCCCGACGCCGCCCTTACATCGAAGGTCGCGGCTGCAGCGCACGCCGCCGGCGTTGTCGTGCTGACCTGTGGAACCTATGGCAACGTCATCCGCTTCCTGCCGCCGCTGTCGATCTCTGGCGAGCTCATCGCTGACGGCCTCGACGTCGTGCGCGACGCTCTCGCCAACGCCTGA